One part of the Pecten maximus chromosome 1, xPecMax1.1, whole genome shotgun sequence genome encodes these proteins:
- the LOC117329906 gene encoding stress protein DDR48-like encodes MNTRTVNVLFIITTLVAFLDTGLMFALPNNLDQQKVDDTNNTYPSDINDTYPSDTNDTYPSDINDTYPSDTNDTYPSDINNTYPSDTNDTYPSDINDTYPSDTNNTYPSDINDTYPSDTNDTYPSDVNDTYPSDINDTYPSDINDTYPSDTNNTYPSDINDTYPSDTNNTYPSDINDTYPSDTNNTYSSDTNNTYPSDINNTYPSDTNNTYPSDTNNTYPSDINDTYPSDTNNTYPPDINDTYPSDINDTYPSDINDTYPSDTNNTYPSDINDTYPSDINDTYPPDINDTYPSDINDTYPSDTNDTYPSDMNDTYPSDIYTYRWVLVWRYS; translated from the exons ATGAATACACGGACTGTCAATGTTCTCTTCATCATCACAACTCTTGTAGCTTTCCTGGACACTGGACTGATGTTTGCACTTCCTAATAACCTAGATCAACAAAAGGTGGATG ACACCAATAATACTTACCCGTCGGACATTAATGATACTTACCCGTCGGACACCAATGATACTTACCCGTCGGACATTAATGATACTTACCCGTCGGACACTAATGATACTTACCCGTCGGACATCAATAATACTTACCCGTCGGACACTAATGATACTTATCCGTCGGACATCAATGATACTTACCCGTCGGACACCAATAATACTTACCCGTCGGACATTAATGATACTTATCCGTCGGACACCAATGATACTTACCCGTCGGACGTTAATGATACTTACCCGTCGGACATTAATGATACTTACCCGTCGGACATTAATGATACTTACCCGTCGGACACCAATAATACTTATCCGTCGGACATTAATGATACTTACCCGTCGGACACCAATAATACTTACCCGTCGGACATTAATGATACTTACCCGTCGGACACCAATAATACTTACTCGTCGGACACCAATAATACTTACCCGTCGGACATCAATAATACTTACCCGTCGGACACCAATAATACTTATCCGTCGGACACCAATAATACTTACCCGTCGGACATTAATGATACTTACCCGTCGGACACCAATAATACTTACCCGCCGGACATCAATGATACTTACCCGTCGGACATCAATGATACTTACCCGTCGGACATTAATGATACTTATCCGTCGGACACCAATAATACTTACCCGTCGGACATCAATGATACTTACCCGTCGGACATTAATGATACTTACCCGCCGGACATCAATGATACTTATCCGTCGGACATCAATGATACTTACCCGTCGGACACTAATGATACTTATCCGTCGGACATGAACGATACTTACCCGTCGGACATTTACACTTATAGATGGGTCCTGGTGTGGCGCTACAGTTAG